Proteins encoded in a region of the Homo sapiens chromosome 9, GRCh38.p14 Primary Assembly genome:
- the BRD10 gene encoding putative bromodomain-containing protein 10 isoform X4: MQLFFSCEGKWYHRRQAVKELHSTLIRLLNELLPWEPKLMKAFQRNRSRLKKDYDDFRRQPDHDTFNRELWTTDEGEGDLGKDSPKGEISKSIDSTEPLDILEKDHFDSDDMKLSEIDFPMARSKLLKKELPSKDLPKTLLKTLKRQSKQTDYVDDSTKELSPRKKAKLSTNETTVENLESDVQIDCFSESKHTEPSFPESFASLDSVPVSTLQKGTKPIQALLAKNIGNKVTLTNQLPPSTGRNALAVEKPVLSPPEASPIKPALTCHTNTKGPLQMVYKMPCGQWLPIDLQNSSVKIQVQPMVDPKTGEKIMQQVLILPKNFVIQHKEGKAVAKEVPPLQQKGTEQHCSSFPQTTNINSSLASVFVNSPGTVSTQLPNTAFNKTITPLSNISSARPQPLSPVTSVSNLLTPSVKTSQSEAGKAKNAVSAATFSLPSASPTISSTGQPLSSTTTLNGSTNPGSSFNCFAQQTADSSEAKQELKTVCIRDSQSILVRTRGGNTGVVKVQTNPDQNSPNTVSSSSVFTFAPQLQAFLVPKSTTSSSAFSPVAGTTTTSSLSPFSQTPTSVSIPASFAPSMGKNLKLTLGHTTGSGDLGHVIDKTSHMPSSPLKSSICSSTLLPSTTSSSVSVISISAANFGQNNANIIHTPTKQQQVDYITKSYPVTRSEATAATNGDVISGTPVQKLMLVSAPSILSSGNGTAINMTPALTSTGVSAQKLVFINAPVPSGTSTPTLVAESLKQTLPPPLHKAYVKTPEQPQIVLIPSTVGTPIKINSSPAVSQIKDVKIGLNIGQAIVNTSGTVPAIPSINILQNVTPKGEDKSSKGYILPLSTSGNSVPVSSNFVSQNITPVNESVVSSARAVNVLSVTGANLSLGSFPVTSASASAGAQPPVLVSGNDTSSRIMPILSNRLCSSSLGNTVAISTVKTGHLASSVLISTTQPVVSPKCLTSALQIPVTVALPTPATTSPKIINTVPHSAAVPGATRSVSISKRQSRTSLQFHSPGISTTVPTNVNTNKPQTELSSLSTSPGKITNTSNFASLPNQQALVKTPSYSSAPGGTTIHTASAPSNVTSLVGSQFSEPCIQQKIVINTSTPLAPGTQIMINGTRFIVPPQGLGAGSHVLLISTNPKYGAPLVLNSGQGIQSTPIDNSAQKITLASNNSLSGQPLQHPLRSPTKFINSFGNASSIPTVHTSPQLINTTAKVPVPPPVPTVSLTSVIKSPATLLAKTSLVSAICPSNPPLPSSTSVFHLDPPVKKLLVSPEGAILNTINTPASKVSSLSPSLSQIVVSASRSPASVFPAFQSSGLEKPDRAAS; the protein is encoded by the exons ATGCAGTTGTTCTTTAGTTGTGAG ggAAAATGGTATCATCGGAGGCAAGCTGTAAAAGAATTACATAGTACATTGATACGTCTTTTAAATGAATTGCTGCCATGGGAACCAAAGTTAATGAAGGCTTTCCAAAGAAACAG GAGCCGCCTGAAGAAAGACTATGATGATTTCAGAAGACAACCTGATCATGATACATTTAATAGAGAACTATGGACCACTGATGAAGGTGAAGGAGATCTTGGAAAAGACTCTCCTAAGGGAGAAATCAGTAAGTCTATAGACTCAACAGAACCTCTGGATATCCTGGAGAAAGATCACTTTGATTCAG atgATATGAAGTTGTCAGAAATAGATTTTCCTATGGCTAGAAGCAAGCTGTTGAAAAAGGAATTGCCTTCAAAAGACTTACCGAAGACACTGCTTAAAACACTTAAACGACAGTCCAAACAAACTGATTATGTGGATGACAGCACAAAAGAGCTTTCTCCAAGGAAGAAGGCAAAGTTAAGCACAAATGAGACAACAGTTGAGAATCTAGAAAGTGATGTGCAGATTGACTGTTTCAGTGAATCAAAGCATACAGAGCCATCATTTCCAGAGTCATTTGCCTCATTGGATTCAGTACCAGTGTCTACTCTCCAGAAAGGGACCAAACCCATTCAGGCTTTGCTTGCAAAGAATATTGGGAATAAAGTGACCTTAACAAATCAACTGCCTCCTTCCACAGGTAGAAATGCTCTTGCTGTGGAAAAACCAGTTTTATCTCCTCCGGAAGCAAGCCCGATAAAGCCAGCATTGACCTGCCACACCAATACAAAAGGTCCTTTACAAATGGTATACAAAATGCCCTGTGGCCAGTGGTTGCCAATAGATCTTCAAAATAGCTCTGTAAAGATTCAGGTGCAGCCTATGGTGGATcctaaaacaggagaaaaaatcATGCAGCAAGTTCTTATTCTGCCTAAGAATTTTGTGATTCAGCATAAAGAAGGAAAAGCAGTTGCAAAAGAAGTGCCACCACTTCAACAGAAAGGTACAGAACAACATTGTTCATCTTTCCCACAGACAACAAATATAAATTCTTCTTTAGCATCAGTTTTTGTCAACTCACCAGGAACTGTTTCTACCCAACTACCAAATACAGCTTTCAACAAAACAATTACACCTTTATCAAATATAAGTAGTGCTAGACCACAGCCTTTGTCGCCTGTAACCTCTGTAAGTAACTTATTAACACCATCAGTTAAGACTAGCCAGAGTGAGGCAGGAAAAGCCAAGAATGCAGTTTCAGCAGCCACATTCTCCTTGCCCAGTGCTTCACCGACCATTTCCTCCACAGGTCAGCCTCTGTCATCAACAACAACACTAAATGGGTCTACAAATCCTGGTAGTTCCTTCAACTGTTTTGCACAACAGACTGCTGATTCTTCTGAAGCAAAGCAAGAGCTGAAAACTGTGTGCATAAGAGATTCACAGTCAATTCTTGTTAGGACACGAGGTGGGAACACTGGAGTTGTAAAAGTACAGACCAACCCAGATCAAAATTCACCCAATACTGTATCTTCAAGTTCAGTTTTCACTTTTGCTCCTCAGCTGCAGGCATTTCTGGTGCCAAAATCAACAActtcttcctctgctttttcaCCTGTAGCTGGAACAACTACTACATCTAGTCTTTCACCTTTTAGCCAAACACCAACTTCTGTTTCCATTCCAGCTAGCTTTGCCCCATCCATGGGGAAAAATCTCAAACTTACATTAGGCCACACCACTGGCAGTGGTGATTTGGGCCACGTGATAGATAAAACTTCACACATGCCCTCTTCTCCCTTGAAGTCCTCTATTTGTTCTAGTACTCTACTACCATCAACAACAAGTAGTTCGGTAAGTGTAATTAGCATATCAGCAGCAAATTTTGGacaaaacaatgcaaatattATTCATACTCCAACTAAACAGCAACAAGTAGATTATATCACAAAAAGTTACCCTGTTACAAGGTCAgaagcaacagcagcaacaaatgGAGATGTAATCAGTGGGACTCCAGTTCAGAAACTTATGCTGGTATCAGCTCCATCTATTCTTTCTTCTGGCAATGGAACTGCAATTAATATGACACCTGCGCTGACATCTACAGGTGTTTCTGCCCAGAAATTAGTTTTTATTAATGCCCCAGTTCCTAGTGGTACATCAACCCCAACTCTTGTTGCAGAATCATTAAAACAAACTCTTCCTCCTCCATTGCATAAAGCATATGTTAAGACTCCAGAGCAACCCCAAATAGTACTGATTCCGTCTACAGTGGGCacaccaataaaaataaattcatcacCAGCTGTGTCTCAGATAAAGGATGTGAAAATTGGACTAAACATAGGTCAAGCAATTGTAAATACTTCAGGCACTGTGCCAGCTATACCATCAATTAACATATTACAAAATGTAACCCCAAAAGGAGAAGACAAAAGTAGCAAGGGCTATATTTTGCCATTGTCAACAAGTGGTAATTCAGTTCCAGTAAGCTCAAATTTTGTGAGTCAGAATATTACCCCTGTTAATGAATCAGTGGTTTCTTCAGCAAGAGCAGTAAATGTGCTTTCAGTTACCGGAGCAAATTTATCTTTGGGTTCCTTTCCAGTGACCTCAGCCTCTGCTTCAGCTGGGGCACAACCTCCTGTTTTAGTCAGTGGAAATGATACCTCTTCAAGAATTATGCCTATTTTGTCAAATAGACTTTGCTCATCAAGTCTCGGAAACACTGTGGCTATATCAACTGTGAAAACAGGACACCTTGCATCATCTGTTCTGATTTCAACTACACAACCAGTAGTGTCTCCTAAATGTTTAACATCAGCTTTGCAAATTCCTGTTACGGTTGCCTTACCTACACCTGCGACTACATCCCctaaaataataaacacagtTCCACATTCGGCAGCAGTACCAGGAGCCACACGTTCTGTATCTATTTCTAAAAGACAATCTCGGACTTCACTCCAGTTCCATTCACCAGGGATTTCAACTACAGTGCCAACAAATGTAAACACAAATAAACCTCAAACTGAATTGTCGTCCCTTTCAACAAGTCCAGGTAAAATAACTAATACGTCCAATTTTGCTTCTCTGCCAAATCAGCAAGCTTTAGTAAAAACCCCCAGTTACAGTTCTGCTCCAGGTGGCACTACCATTCACACGGCTTCGGCACCATCCAATGTAACTAGTCTAGTCGGGAGTCAGTTCAGTGAACCTTGTATTCAGCAAAAAATAGTCATCAATACCAGTACACCTTTGGCACCTGGTACTCAGATTATGATTAACGGAACCCGGTTTATTGTTCCACCACAAGGTCTTGGAGCTGGCAGCCATGTTCTCCTTATATCTACTAATCCAAAATATGGAGCCCCCTTAGTTCTTAACAGTGGCCAAGGCATTCAATCTACACCAATAGATAACTCTGCCCAGAAGATCACACTAGCATCAAATAATTCCTTAAGTGGCCAACCTCTACAACATCCTCTAAGAAGCCCTACAAAATTTATAAACTCTTTTGGGAATGCAAGTTCTATACCCACAGTACATACATCACCACAACTCATAAACACAACTGCTAAGGTTCCTGTTCCACCTCCTGTACCAACAGTATCACTGACTTCAGTAATTAAGTCTCCAGCTACTCTTTTGGCTAAGACATCTTTGGTTTCTGCCATTTGCCCCAGTAATCCTCCACTGCCAAGTAGCACTTCAGTGTTTCATTTGGACCCACCTGTCAAAAAATTGTTGGTTAGCCCAGAAGGAGCCATTTTGAATACCATAAATACTCCAGCATCTAAGGTTTCTtcactctctccatctctctctcagATTGTTGTATCTGCCAGTCGAAGTCCTGCGTCTGTCTTCCCTGCTTTTCAGTCGTCGGGCTTAGAGAAGCCTGACAGAGCTGCATCTTGA
- the BRD10 gene encoding putative bromodomain-containing protein 10 isoform X5, translating to MKAFQRNRSRLKKDYDDFRRQPDHDTFNRELWTTDEGEGDLGKDSPKGEISKSIDSTEPLDILEKDHFDSDDMKLSEIDFPMARSKLLKKELPSKDLPKTLLKTLKRQSKQTDYVDDSTKELSPRKKAKLSTNETTVENLESDVQIDCFSESKHTEPSFPESFASLDSVPVSTLQKGTKPIQALLAKNIGNKVTLTNQLPPSTGRNALAVEKPVLSPPEASPIKPALTCHTNTKGPLQMVYKMPCGQWLPIDLQNSSVKIQVQPMVDPKTGEKIMQQVLILPKNFVIQHKEGKAVAKEVPPLQQKGTEQHCSSFPQTTNINSSLASVFVNSPGTVSTQLPNTAFNKTITPLSNISSARPQPLSPVTSVSNLLTPSVKTSQSEAGKAKNAVSAATFSLPSASPTISSTGQPLSSTTTLNGSTNPGSSFNCFAQQTADSSEAKQELKTVCIRDSQSILVRTRGGNTGVVKVQTNPDQNSPNTVSSSSVFTFAPQLQAFLVPKSTTSSSAFSPVAGTTTTSSLSPFSQTPTSVSIPASFAPSMGKNLKLTLGHTTGSGDLGHVIDKTSHMPSSPLKSSICSSTLLPSTTSSSVSVISISAANFGQNNANIIHTPTKQQQVDYITKSYPVTRSEATAATNGDVISGTPVQKLMLVSAPSILSSGNGTAINMTPALTSTGVSAQKLVFINAPVPSGTSTPTLVAESLKQTLPPPLHKAYVKTPEQPQIVLIPSTVGTPIKINSSPAVSQIKDVKIGLNIGQAIVNTSGTVPAIPSINILQNVTPKGEDKSSKGYILPLSTSGNSVPVSSNFVSQNITPVNESVVSSARAVNVLSVTGANLSLGSFPVTSASASAGAQPPVLVSGNDTSSRIMPILSNRLCSSSLGNTVAISTVKTGHLASSVLISTTQPVVSPKCLTSALQIPVTVALPTPATTSPKIINTVPHSAAVPGATRSVSISKRQSRTSLQFHSPGISTTVPTNVNTNKPQTELSSLSTSPGKITNTSNFASLPNQQALVKTPSYSSAPGGTTIHTASAPSNVTSLVGSQFSEPCIQQKIVINTSTPLAPGTQIMINGTRFIVPPQGLGAGSHVLLISTNPKYGAPLVLNSGQGIQSTPIDNSAQKITLASNNSLSGQPLQHPLRSPTKFINSFGNASSIPTVHTSPQLINTTAKVPVPPPVPTVSLTSVIKSPATLLAKTSLVSAICPSNPPLPSSTSVFHLDPPVKKLLVSPEGAILNTINTPASKVSSLSPSLSQIVVSASRSPASVFPAFQSSGLEKPDRAAS from the exons ATGAAGGCTTTCCAAAGAAACAG GAGCCGCCTGAAGAAAGACTATGATGATTTCAGAAGACAACCTGATCATGATACATTTAATAGAGAACTATGGACCACTGATGAAGGTGAAGGAGATCTTGGAAAAGACTCTCCTAAGGGAGAAATCAGTAAGTCTATAGACTCAACAGAACCTCTGGATATCCTGGAGAAAGATCACTTTGATTCAG atgATATGAAGTTGTCAGAAATAGATTTTCCTATGGCTAGAAGCAAGCTGTTGAAAAAGGAATTGCCTTCAAAAGACTTACCGAAGACACTGCTTAAAACACTTAAACGACAGTCCAAACAAACTGATTATGTGGATGACAGCACAAAAGAGCTTTCTCCAAGGAAGAAGGCAAAGTTAAGCACAAATGAGACAACAGTTGAGAATCTAGAAAGTGATGTGCAGATTGACTGTTTCAGTGAATCAAAGCATACAGAGCCATCATTTCCAGAGTCATTTGCCTCATTGGATTCAGTACCAGTGTCTACTCTCCAGAAAGGGACCAAACCCATTCAGGCTTTGCTTGCAAAGAATATTGGGAATAAAGTGACCTTAACAAATCAACTGCCTCCTTCCACAGGTAGAAATGCTCTTGCTGTGGAAAAACCAGTTTTATCTCCTCCGGAAGCAAGCCCGATAAAGCCAGCATTGACCTGCCACACCAATACAAAAGGTCCTTTACAAATGGTATACAAAATGCCCTGTGGCCAGTGGTTGCCAATAGATCTTCAAAATAGCTCTGTAAAGATTCAGGTGCAGCCTATGGTGGATcctaaaacaggagaaaaaatcATGCAGCAAGTTCTTATTCTGCCTAAGAATTTTGTGATTCAGCATAAAGAAGGAAAAGCAGTTGCAAAAGAAGTGCCACCACTTCAACAGAAAGGTACAGAACAACATTGTTCATCTTTCCCACAGACAACAAATATAAATTCTTCTTTAGCATCAGTTTTTGTCAACTCACCAGGAACTGTTTCTACCCAACTACCAAATACAGCTTTCAACAAAACAATTACACCTTTATCAAATATAAGTAGTGCTAGACCACAGCCTTTGTCGCCTGTAACCTCTGTAAGTAACTTATTAACACCATCAGTTAAGACTAGCCAGAGTGAGGCAGGAAAAGCCAAGAATGCAGTTTCAGCAGCCACATTCTCCTTGCCCAGTGCTTCACCGACCATTTCCTCCACAGGTCAGCCTCTGTCATCAACAACAACACTAAATGGGTCTACAAATCCTGGTAGTTCCTTCAACTGTTTTGCACAACAGACTGCTGATTCTTCTGAAGCAAAGCAAGAGCTGAAAACTGTGTGCATAAGAGATTCACAGTCAATTCTTGTTAGGACACGAGGTGGGAACACTGGAGTTGTAAAAGTACAGACCAACCCAGATCAAAATTCACCCAATACTGTATCTTCAAGTTCAGTTTTCACTTTTGCTCCTCAGCTGCAGGCATTTCTGGTGCCAAAATCAACAActtcttcctctgctttttcaCCTGTAGCTGGAACAACTACTACATCTAGTCTTTCACCTTTTAGCCAAACACCAACTTCTGTTTCCATTCCAGCTAGCTTTGCCCCATCCATGGGGAAAAATCTCAAACTTACATTAGGCCACACCACTGGCAGTGGTGATTTGGGCCACGTGATAGATAAAACTTCACACATGCCCTCTTCTCCCTTGAAGTCCTCTATTTGTTCTAGTACTCTACTACCATCAACAACAAGTAGTTCGGTAAGTGTAATTAGCATATCAGCAGCAAATTTTGGacaaaacaatgcaaatattATTCATACTCCAACTAAACAGCAACAAGTAGATTATATCACAAAAAGTTACCCTGTTACAAGGTCAgaagcaacagcagcaacaaatgGAGATGTAATCAGTGGGACTCCAGTTCAGAAACTTATGCTGGTATCAGCTCCATCTATTCTTTCTTCTGGCAATGGAACTGCAATTAATATGACACCTGCGCTGACATCTACAGGTGTTTCTGCCCAGAAATTAGTTTTTATTAATGCCCCAGTTCCTAGTGGTACATCAACCCCAACTCTTGTTGCAGAATCATTAAAACAAACTCTTCCTCCTCCATTGCATAAAGCATATGTTAAGACTCCAGAGCAACCCCAAATAGTACTGATTCCGTCTACAGTGGGCacaccaataaaaataaattcatcacCAGCTGTGTCTCAGATAAAGGATGTGAAAATTGGACTAAACATAGGTCAAGCAATTGTAAATACTTCAGGCACTGTGCCAGCTATACCATCAATTAACATATTACAAAATGTAACCCCAAAAGGAGAAGACAAAAGTAGCAAGGGCTATATTTTGCCATTGTCAACAAGTGGTAATTCAGTTCCAGTAAGCTCAAATTTTGTGAGTCAGAATATTACCCCTGTTAATGAATCAGTGGTTTCTTCAGCAAGAGCAGTAAATGTGCTTTCAGTTACCGGAGCAAATTTATCTTTGGGTTCCTTTCCAGTGACCTCAGCCTCTGCTTCAGCTGGGGCACAACCTCCTGTTTTAGTCAGTGGAAATGATACCTCTTCAAGAATTATGCCTATTTTGTCAAATAGACTTTGCTCATCAAGTCTCGGAAACACTGTGGCTATATCAACTGTGAAAACAGGACACCTTGCATCATCTGTTCTGATTTCAACTACACAACCAGTAGTGTCTCCTAAATGTTTAACATCAGCTTTGCAAATTCCTGTTACGGTTGCCTTACCTACACCTGCGACTACATCCCctaaaataataaacacagtTCCACATTCGGCAGCAGTACCAGGAGCCACACGTTCTGTATCTATTTCTAAAAGACAATCTCGGACTTCACTCCAGTTCCATTCACCAGGGATTTCAACTACAGTGCCAACAAATGTAAACACAAATAAACCTCAAACTGAATTGTCGTCCCTTTCAACAAGTCCAGGTAAAATAACTAATACGTCCAATTTTGCTTCTCTGCCAAATCAGCAAGCTTTAGTAAAAACCCCCAGTTACAGTTCTGCTCCAGGTGGCACTACCATTCACACGGCTTCGGCACCATCCAATGTAACTAGTCTAGTCGGGAGTCAGTTCAGTGAACCTTGTATTCAGCAAAAAATAGTCATCAATACCAGTACACCTTTGGCACCTGGTACTCAGATTATGATTAACGGAACCCGGTTTATTGTTCCACCACAAGGTCTTGGAGCTGGCAGCCATGTTCTCCTTATATCTACTAATCCAAAATATGGAGCCCCCTTAGTTCTTAACAGTGGCCAAGGCATTCAATCTACACCAATAGATAACTCTGCCCAGAAGATCACACTAGCATCAAATAATTCCTTAAGTGGCCAACCTCTACAACATCCTCTAAGAAGCCCTACAAAATTTATAAACTCTTTTGGGAATGCAAGTTCTATACCCACAGTACATACATCACCACAACTCATAAACACAACTGCTAAGGTTCCTGTTCCACCTCCTGTACCAACAGTATCACTGACTTCAGTAATTAAGTCTCCAGCTACTCTTTTGGCTAAGACATCTTTGGTTTCTGCCATTTGCCCCAGTAATCCTCCACTGCCAAGTAGCACTTCAGTGTTTCATTTGGACCCACCTGTCAAAAAATTGTTGGTTAGCCCAGAAGGAGCCATTTTGAATACCATAAATACTCCAGCATCTAAGGTTTCTtcactctctccatctctctctcagATTGTTGTATCTGCCAGTCGAAGTCCTGCGTCTGTCTTCCCTGCTTTTCAGTCGTCGGGCTTAGAGAAGCCTGACAGAGCTGCATCTTGA